In the genome of Tursiops truncatus isolate mTurTru1 unplaced genomic scaffold, mTurTru1.mat.Y mat_scaffold_97_arrow_ctg1, whole genome shotgun sequence, one region contains:
- the LOC117310990 gene encoding putative G antigen family E member 3 produces the protein MRLAVHLLCQLLCQQRVSLSETQPVLIAVLPGVRLRNMSGHVRRRSKSAGRRESSQVVGPLVAQQPSDKPPQLEEPPSENQDTISAQDIEGEGAPVAQGPAMEADQQELPLLKTVDEPGDGPDVKEEILPSLEPIKMPEAGEGQPRI, from the exons ATGCGCCTTGCCGTCCATCTTCTGTGTCAATTGCTGTGCCAGCAGAGGGTCTCGCTCAGTGAAACTCAGCCAGTACTCATAGCAGTACTCCCAGGAGTTAGGT tgagAAATATGAGTGGGCATGTAAGAAGAAGATCCAAATCTGCAGGAAGAAGAGAGTCTTCCCAGGTTGTTGGGCCTCTGGTT GCTCAGCAGCCCAGTGATAAACCACCTCAACTAGAGGAACCACCGTCTGAGAATCAGGATACTATATCTGCTCAGGACATTGAAGGTGAAGGAGCACCTGTGGCTCAA G gacctGCTATGGAAGCTGATCAACAGGAACTGCCTCTGCTGAAGACTGTGGATGAGCCTGGGGATGGTCCTGATGTCAAGGAGGAGATTCTACCAAGTCTAGAGCCCATTAAAATGCCAGAAGCAG gtGAAGGGCAACCACGGATTTAA